In Helianthus annuus cultivar XRQ/B chromosome 8, HanXRQr2.0-SUNRISE, whole genome shotgun sequence, a single genomic region encodes these proteins:
- the LOC110869515 gene encoding uncharacterized protein LOC110869515: MQTSSIIHPLTPPGVPFSGRQLRQPKSQVTTAFKKDGSSGKMVDDNMIVLRERIRKMKIDDGDKVRLPDNWMQWEKTYTYSGGYHSDVYEAIAVLQRFLMETRPSVALGLVVIVAFGGCVSAVTVLQWLINSINSVPGY; encoded by the coding sequence atgcaaacttcatccatcatccaccccTTAACACCTCCCGGAGTCCCCTTTTCCGGCAGACAGCTCCGTCAACCCAAAAGCCAGGTAACAACGGCATTCAAGAAAGATGGCTCAAGTGGGAAGATGGTGGATGACAACATGATCGTTTTGAGAGAAAGGATTCGGAAGATGAAGATTGATGATGGCGATAAGGTTCGGTTGCCCGATAATTGGATGCAGTGGGAGAAGACTTACACTTATAGCGGTGGATACCATTCGGATGTTTATGAAGCCATCGCGGTTTTACAGCGGTTTTTGATGGAGACCAGGCCGAGCGTGGCGTTGGGGCTGGTGGTGATTGTTGCATTTGGCGGTTGCGTGTCGGCTGTGACGGTTCTACAGTGGTTGATAAACTCGATAAACTCGGTTCCGGGATATTAA